In Acholeplasma equirhinis, the following proteins share a genomic window:
- a CDS encoding tyrosine-type recombinase/integrase: MHLGNAFHSLNVKSIKQVNLEVGYKLINYLKDHTKNGNNSINKILNYLKKVMTHYKIITTFFELPKLPKDTRPFQRFFDDDIRRIMNYTKDLNTSKNSIVYKAFVRLLLDSGLRVSEALSIKLTDIDFTNNLINIWSGKTRKSRYAPFSEFSRPYILELMNNSLTKEHLFFNFLRNRPMNKNDIKLFYRYLKSKLSIDRIHTHRFRKTFASKLTENGLNIEDLQRLFNHSRIETTIKYVQHSEKRSLDEYKKHSNWGID; encoded by the coding sequence ATGCATTTGGGGAATGCATTTCATTCACTGAATGTTAAATCAATTAAACAAGTTAATTTAGAAGTTGGTTATAAACTAATTAACTACTTAAAAGACCACACTAAAAATGGTAATAACAGCATTAACAAGATTTTAAATTACTTAAAAAAAGTTATGACTCATTATAAGATCATAACTACTTTTTTTGAGTTACCTAAATTACCGAAAGATACGCGACCATTTCAGCGTTTTTTTGATGATGACATCAGACGTATCATGAATTATACAAAGGACTTGAATACAAGCAAAAACAGTATTGTTTATAAAGCATTTGTAAGACTTCTGTTGGATTCAGGTCTACGAGTATCAGAAGCATTGAGCATCAAATTAACAGACATTGATTTCACAAATAATTTAATAAATATCTGGTCAGGAAAAACAAGAAAGTCTAGGTATGCACCATTTTCAGAATTCAGTAGGCCATATATACTAGAGTTGATGAACAACTCTCTAACAAAAGAGCACTTATTCTTTAATTTTTTACGTAATAGACCAATGAACAAAAATGATATAAAACTTTTTTATAGGTATTTAAAGAGTAAACTCTCAATCGATAGAATTCATACACATCGATTCAGAAAAACATTTGCCTCTAAACTTACAGAGAATGGATTAAATATCGAGGATCTTCAAAGACTATTTAATCATTCGCGTATTGAAACCACAATCAAGTATGTTCAACATAGTGAAAAAAGATCACTAGACGAATATAAAAAACATTCAAACTGGGGAATTGATTAA
- a CDS encoding CarD family transcriptional regulator, protein MINVGDLVNHPNLGLCKVISIETIENEKRYLIQRQDKLSPTRHEVSGNLISIM, encoded by the coding sequence ATGATAAACGTTGGTGACTTAGTTAATCATCCCAACCTAGGGTTATGTAAAGTAATTAGTATTGAAACTATCGAGAATGAAAAGAGATATCTAATACAAAGACAAGACAAATTATCACCCACTAGACATGAAGTATCAGGTAACTTGATTTCAATCATGTGA
- a CDS encoding CvpA family protein, producing MNGLDMSQIPMYFLIFECAVVGLFVLFHFLLGIRRGFFKTTWNFFGQVLLVLALFYGLGFFQLNEFVDESTLRDIVNMIGNVGIDLNLYLDKIIEAGALPLVLALADLGFKISIFFSFYFILKFIFQWIIIGIPWLFIKPMVKNLPKNRLFGGLMGAARGAFSGFILIFPVLVLINTIVGQGVEIEDPQYKAYAEAISASNEYNFVKVINDAVQYEDKGLADWFFDLAFHSKVNDDEVITWRAELAWIGEGAKAALPYVVGGEQFNPETFTAEELGRFEGFFTAFAKSQLLNSILKPGIKLGIAFAPEFGVELPLTDSEIQTLMARLDATEISLTDDFNEIYLAVSELLQVQSFGQWQVLAEDFGAIGNFTEDQQELFKSALSRIASLDLLKVGDIALEVGMYNQAVLDQITWIDSTEAKIDMLDKIRQQISAFNGTFISTTLNELVGILDTVLYAFPGIDLNGDGQADVSLSEFISGIQEITILLNSDPTYHAWFQETLGKVADLSIIEVMLDPIISFGVNMLTNTETGWTEEEMEMLLSIIDTNFEDSADLKRELLWIASVYQKLGELEIAEPLVNEEDMLVILDNLLSSADGRDLFKSAIDTFLDGQLISSLTTQMSNVLIKKYITEPLELVQPLYKAVDLPDFNFNDEIEVVVNVVFGLYENGLLLQEALAEDSDMISVLLPVLVNFVADDDNMATVLNSNILYAFIDDSLGNLGDFSIPDVAKVSDPDSPYNGWIKKTELSTVLEILGGLIEIMDEEGIDFGQILNSSNMLNDLFPIIKKYVADPDNRELLLSSDVLYSTVSDMLGTVEGITVPDSALVTDENSPYHGWIAREELSKLLEALVILDLNLPGEGESINLDTITTEVLVEVIQLESAILRKMITDQLVSANLFDIPVEAFTNETKEELRQVELNKLAEMLQHLEIEVSLLLSGDGSMDAILDEILVSKLTTIDFKDSFIIKGFITKGITDNLGEPHPLAMDAEYPSLLSEDELDEIFKILGSLDTTGEMSLNELMESFIDVDSITFATVNTMVAAGDSILIRSVISDNMLTVDMIAELDLKDDVYHVHNGVPQYDLISQDELIKLVGALNQLSDDENDAILDVVNNLDINTITINDIELMVSKDSSIIRTLVSEKILEMDDFEVHPDAIVDSEITQIELENLFGALSEGLGQDSNIDALSSIADTISIGNLKAMQSKKSKIVNYMMTNMIVDNIGEAYDREAARSEDDSLLLSDDEFTAIFNSLAVIDPTEEQPIVNVADELTELTIVKIGAIVEQGSHILRARLSFELIDNLGENKVHPDSIDENEDIYQDDLDALFKALVHVGGEKPVTELSTLADEINIAQLEAMNDKESRMVSFLMTSMIIENIGEEYDRPAARDNNDPLVISNIEFDKIFDSLSVIDPTKVEPIMDVAGQLTDLKLGQVADIVDKESILLRARLSKELKDNLGMDKIHPNSIEPEFGDIYQADLSDLFEALSTLDEEKPVTELSSLANDITISDLRNMNDVESSMVSFLMTKMILEKIGEEYDREEARDMDEDPLVFSNLEFVRIFDALNVLDPEEDDPISTVAGKLTNVNVGEVKDIVDAGSVILRARLSKEIIENLGEEKIYPTTIDENGDIFQGDLEDLFAALIHVGEEKPVTSLGSIATDLTVKEANDMNSEGSLIVRGLVSNMVIENIGVDEIRSHAYDAADLVLPVEERFGLLDENELNRLFAALTAVAEDEEDKIIDLTNSLTDTNNITIGKISAAMDSQSIIINSLVSKEMIPILTIEDIHPESLEENTTPNPINNVVLEIKREDMADFFVAMLVLGPNLAIGQLATELSDDLNILTIKAMRDEQSKLFEGKISRVIGGSIGETYTIRDAAYFDVDDAVLGKDKFALLDPVEITKLLNAMQVIDGDRNTAISNLISEFEPSIVTTSKVIGAIEQDSIIIRTMMSEVITSAVTVDRIVPDAYDVINNPDLTQDELEKFALSIKAVDPSANDEDPDNDQSMMLFATNLGNDVDQFTLAMLYDLEAIDSLIVRKFISEGIISAVGSNNIREDVYEIISMEFIKRTQIVTLLDTLEIVATANGSEDPLLEPLTNVVNNISAEGVTPQLLRDIATADSTIVIRMVTDVIDKFGTAMIPNAALEVHAYSGKDLDKAEFYRLADALESLGIVNLDLGAVDTGDMDLEAIQNAIQEESYIVNRMISRAIIAASLSTDESRTDVEDENYDVQVDEMENLVAAFRHLGIESIDTASAKDPYELALAAQAIGDEQFDIYIGYEQPYDELTEDLGMTIVKDFLIEMLDDTFPNPFDPLNNISVSNRQELHDLVFVFLNI from the coding sequence ATGAACGGTTTAGATATGTCACAAATTCCTATGTACTTTTTGATTTTTGAGTGTGCAGTCGTAGGTCTTTTTGTCTTATTCCACTTTTTATTAGGCATAAGAAGAGGATTTTTTAAAACTACTTGGAACTTTTTTGGCCAAGTTTTATTAGTCTTAGCATTATTCTATGGACTTGGATTTTTCCAACTAAATGAGTTTGTAGATGAAAGTACTCTGAGAGATATCGTGAACATGATTGGTAATGTCGGAATTGACCTCAATCTATATCTCGATAAAATCATTGAAGCTGGTGCATTACCTTTAGTTTTAGCGCTTGCTGATTTAGGATTTAAGATAAGTATTTTCTTCTCCTTTTATTTCATATTAAAATTTATTTTCCAATGGATTATCATTGGTATACCTTGGTTATTTATAAAACCGATGGTTAAAAATCTACCTAAGAATCGATTATTTGGTGGATTAATGGGTGCTGCACGTGGTGCATTCTCAGGATTTATTTTAATTTTCCCCGTTCTTGTTCTAATTAATACAATTGTTGGACAAGGTGTAGAAATTGAAGACCCTCAATATAAAGCTTATGCTGAAGCAATCAGTGCTTCAAATGAATACAATTTTGTAAAAGTTATAAACGATGCAGTTCAATATGAAGATAAAGGTTTAGCTGACTGGTTCTTTGACCTTGCATTCCATTCTAAAGTTAATGATGATGAAGTAATTACTTGGAGAGCAGAACTTGCTTGGATTGGTGAAGGTGCAAAAGCAGCATTACCATATGTTGTTGGTGGTGAACAATTCAATCCAGAAACATTTACTGCAGAAGAATTAGGCAGATTTGAAGGATTCTTTACAGCCTTTGCAAAATCTCAGCTTTTAAACTCAATCTTAAAACCTGGTATTAAACTAGGTATAGCATTCGCACCTGAATTTGGTGTAGAACTTCCATTAACTGATTCAGAAATCCAAACTTTGATGGCAAGACTTGATGCAACTGAAATTAGTTTAACAGATGATTTTAATGAAATTTATTTAGCAGTGAGTGAATTACTACAAGTTCAAAGTTTTGGACAGTGGCAAGTCCTTGCTGAAGACTTTGGTGCAATTGGAAACTTTACTGAAGATCAACAAGAACTCTTCAAGAGCGCACTTTCTCGTATTGCATCACTCGACTTATTAAAGGTTGGGGATATTGCACTTGAAGTTGGTATGTATAACCAAGCAGTACTAGATCAAATCACTTGGATAGATTCAACTGAAGCTAAGATTGATATGCTTGATAAAATACGTCAACAAATTTCAGCTTTCAATGGTACATTTATTTCAACAACTTTAAATGAACTCGTAGGTATCTTAGACACTGTTCTGTATGCGTTCCCTGGAATTGACTTAAATGGTGACGGTCAAGCAGATGTTTCACTATCAGAATTCATTTCTGGTATTCAAGAAATTACAATATTATTAAACTCTGATCCTACTTATCATGCGTGGTTCCAAGAAACATTAGGCAAAGTTGCGGACCTTTCAATCATCGAAGTAATGTTGGATCCAATCATTTCATTCGGCGTCAACATGTTGACTAACACTGAAACTGGTTGGACAGAAGAAGAAATGGAAATGCTCCTTTCAATCATTGACACTAATTTCGAAGATTCCGCTGATTTGAAACGTGAATTATTATGGATTGCCTCAGTTTATCAAAAACTTGGTGAACTTGAAATTGCTGAACCTCTTGTAAATGAAGAGGATATGCTCGTTATTTTAGATAATTTACTATCATCAGCTGATGGTAGAGACTTATTTAAATCAGCAATTGATACATTCTTAGATGGTCAATTGATATCTTCACTGACAACTCAAATGAGTAATGTGTTAATTAAAAAGTATATCACTGAACCGTTAGAACTCGTTCAACCGTTATATAAAGCAGTTGATCTTCCAGACTTTAATTTCAACGATGAAATTGAAGTTGTTGTAAATGTTGTCTTCGGTTTATATGAAAACGGACTCCTCTTACAAGAAGCACTTGCTGAAGATTCAGATATGATCTCAGTTCTTTTACCAGTACTAGTTAACTTTGTTGCAGATGATGACAACATGGCTACCGTTTTAAACTCAAATATTTTATACGCATTTATTGACGATAGTTTAGGTAACCTAGGTGATTTTTCAATTCCTGATGTTGCTAAAGTGAGTGATCCTGATTCACCATACAATGGCTGGATTAAGAAGACTGAACTTTCTACAGTCTTAGAAATCTTAGGTGGATTAATTGAAATCATGGATGAAGAAGGAATTGATTTCGGTCAAATCTTAAATTCTTCAAATATGCTAAATGATTTATTCCCAATTATTAAAAAATATGTTGCTGACCCAGATAACCGCGAACTCTTATTATCAAGTGATGTTTTATACTCAACAGTATCTGATATGTTAGGAACTGTTGAAGGTATTACTGTTCCAGATTCTGCATTAGTTACTGATGAAAATTCTCCGTATCATGGTTGGATTGCTAGAGAAGAACTTTCTAAATTATTAGAAGCACTTGTTATCCTCGATTTAAATTTACCTGGTGAAGGTGAATCAATTAATTTAGATACCATTACAACGGAAGTTTTAGTTGAAGTTATTCAATTAGAATCTGCAATATTAAGAAAGATGATTACAGATCAACTTGTAAGTGCGAATCTATTTGATATTCCAGTTGAAGCATTCACGAATGAAACTAAAGAAGAATTAAGACAAGTTGAATTAAATAAACTTGCTGAAATGTTACAGCATTTAGAAATTGAAGTTTCATTATTACTTTCTGGTGATGGTTCAATGGATGCCATCCTTGATGAGATATTAGTTTCTAAATTAACTACAATTGATTTTAAAGACTCATTTATTATTAAAGGATTTATTACAAAAGGTATTACAGATAACTTAGGTGAACCACATCCACTTGCTATGGATGCAGAATACCCAAGTCTACTTTCAGAAGATGAATTAGATGAAATCTTCAAAATTTTAGGTTCACTTGACACAACAGGTGAAATGTCACTGAACGAATTAATGGAAAGTTTCATTGATGTTGACAGCATTACTTTTGCAACTGTGAATACTATGGTTGCAGCTGGTGATTCTATCCTCATTAGATCAGTTATCAGTGACAATATGTTAACTGTTGACATGATTGCTGAGCTTGACCTTAAAGATGATGTTTACCATGTTCATAATGGTGTCCCACAATACGATCTCATTTCACAAGATGAATTAATCAAATTAGTTGGTGCATTAAATCAATTATCAGATGATGAAAATGATGCAATTCTTGACGTTGTAAACAATTTAGACATTAATACAATAACTATCAATGATATTGAATTGATGGTTTCAAAAGACTCTTCAATTATTAGAACGCTAGTTTCAGAAAAGATTCTAGAAATGGATGACTTTGAAGTACATCCTGATGCCATTGTTGATAGTGAAATTACTCAAATAGAATTAGAAAACTTATTTGGAGCACTCTCTGAAGGTTTAGGTCAAGATAGTAATATTGATGCACTTTCATCAATTGCAGATACTATTTCTATTGGTAACTTAAAAGCTATGCAAAGCAAAAAATCTAAAATTGTCAACTACATGATGACAAATATGATCGTTGATAATATTGGTGAAGCATACGATAGAGAAGCAGCAAGAAGCGAAGATGATTCACTGCTCTTATCAGATGATGAGTTTACTGCAATCTTTAACTCACTTGCAGTTATCGACCCAACAGAAGAACAACCGATTGTTAATGTTGCTGATGAATTAACTGAATTAACTATCGTTAAGATTGGTGCAATAGTTGAACAAGGTTCTCATATCCTTCGTGCTCGTTTATCATTTGAATTAATTGATAACTTAGGTGAAAATAAAGTTCACCCAGATTCAATCGATGAAAATGAAGATATTTATCAAGATGATTTAGATGCATTGTTTAAAGCATTGGTTCATGTTGGTGGAGAAAAACCAGTTACAGAATTATCAACGCTTGCAGATGAAATTAATATTGCACAACTTGAAGCAATGAATGATAAAGAATCTAGAATGGTATCATTCCTAATGACTTCAATGATTATTGAAAACATTGGTGAAGAATATGATAGACCTGCTGCAAGAGATAATAACGATCCACTTGTAATTTCTAATATTGAATTTGACAAGATTTTTGATTCACTTTCAGTAATTGATCCGACAAAAGTCGAACCTATTATGGACGTTGCTGGACAATTAACAGACTTAAAACTTGGTCAAGTTGCTGATATTGTCGATAAAGAATCTATTCTATTACGTGCAAGACTTTCTAAAGAATTAAAAGACAATTTAGGTATGGATAAGATTCATCCGAATTCAATTGAGCCTGAATTTGGTGATATCTATCAAGCAGATTTAAGTGACTTATTTGAAGCATTAAGCACACTTGATGAAGAAAAACCTGTCACAGAGTTATCAAGTTTGGCAAATGACATTACAATTAGTGATTTAAGAAATATGAACGATGTTGAATCATCTATGGTATCTTTCTTAATGACTAAGATGATCTTAGAAAAAATTGGTGAAGAATATGATAGAGAAGAAGCAAGAGATATGGATGAAGATCCACTTGTATTCTCAAATCTCGAATTTGTAAGAATATTCGATGCATTAAATGTTCTTGATCCAGAAGAAGATGATCCTATATCAACTGTAGCAGGTAAATTAACCAATGTAAATGTTGGTGAAGTTAAAGATATCGTTGATGCTGGATCAGTCATCTTAAGAGCAAGATTATCTAAAGAAATTATTGAAAATCTTGGTGAAGAAAAGATTTACCCAACAACAATTGATGAAAATGGTGATATTTTCCAAGGTGATCTAGAAGATTTATTTGCAGCATTAATTCATGTCGGTGAAGAAAAACCAGTCACCAGTCTTGGGTCAATTGCTACTGACCTAACAGTTAAAGAAGCTAACGATATGAATTCAGAAGGTTCATTAATTGTACGTGGTTTAGTTTCAAATATGGTTATTGAAAATATAGGTGTGGATGAAATTAGATCGCACGCATACGATGCAGCTGATTTAGTATTACCAGTTGAAGAAAGATTTGGTTTATTAGATGAAAATGAACTTAATCGTTTATTCGCTGCATTAACTGCAGTTGCAGAAGATGAAGAAGATAAGATTATTGACTTAACAAATAGTCTTACAGATACTAACAATATTACAATTGGTAAGATTAGTGCTGCGATGGATAGTCAGTCAATTATTATTAACTCGTTAGTTTCAAAAGAAATGATTCCGATTTTAACAATTGAAGATATTCATCCAGAATCTTTAGAAGAAAACACAACTCCAAATCCAATTAATAACGTTGTCCTTGAAATTAAACGTGAAGATATGGCTGACTTCTTTGTTGCAATGTTAGTATTAGGACCAAATCTTGCAATTGGACAACTTGCAACTGAATTATCTGACGATTTAAATATATTAACGATTAAAGCAATGCGTGATGAACAATCTAAACTGTTTGAAGGTAAGATTTCAAGAGTTATTGGTGGTTCAATTGGTGAAACATATACAATCCGTGACGCTGCATACTTCGATGTAGATGATGCAGTTTTAGGTAAAGATAAATTTGCGTTATTAGACCCAGTTGAAATCACGAAGCTACTTAATGCAATGCAAGTCATTGACGGAGATAGAAATACTGCAATTTCAAATTTAATTTCGGAATTTGAACCTTCAATCGTTACAACTTCTAAGGTGATTGGTGCAATTGAACAAGACTCAATTATCATTAGAACAATGATGTCAGAAGTTATTACTTCAGCAGTGACTGTGGATAGAATTGTACCTGATGCTTACGATGTAATAAATAACCCTGATTTAACTCAAGATGAACTTGAAAAATTCGCATTAAGTATTAAAGCAGTCGATCCATCTGCAAATGATGAAGATCCGGATAATGACCAAAGTATGATGTTATTCGCAACAAATTTAGGTAACGATGTGGATCAATTCACATTAGCAATGTTATATGATCTTGAAGCGATTGATTCGCTTATCGTGCGTAAGTTTATTTCTGAAGGTATTATTTCAGCTGTTGGTAGCAATAACATTAGAGAAGACGTTTACGAAATTATCTCAATGGAATTCATAAAACGTACTCAAATCGTGACATTGCTCGATACGTTAGAAATCGTTGCGACTGCGAACGGTTCTGAGGATCCGTTATTAGAACCATTAACAAATGTTGTAAATAACATTAGTGCAGAAGGCGTTACACCTCAATTATTAAGAGATATCGCAACTGCAGACTCAACGATTGTTATCCGTATGGTAACTGATGTCATTGATAAATTTGGCACAGCTATGATTCCAAATGCTGCACTTGAGGTACATGCTTACTCAGGTAAAGACTTAGATAAAGCTGAGTTCTATAGATTAGCGGATGCATTAGAATCTCTAGGTATCGTAAACCTTGATCTTGGTGCAGTTGATACTGGTGATATGGATCTTGAAGCAATTCAAAATGCAATCCAAGAAGAATCATATATTGTAAACCGTATGATCTCAAGAGCAATTATTGCTGCTAGTCTTTCAACTGATGAATCTAGAACAGATGTCGAAGATGAAAACTATGATGTACAAGTTGATGAAATGGAAAATCTAGTTGCTGCATTTAGACATTTAGGTATTGAATCAATTGATACAGCTTCTGCGAAAGATCCTTATGAACTAGCTCTTGCCGCACAAGCTATTGGTGATGAACAATTTGATATTTATATTGGTTATGAACAACCATATGATGAATTAACTGAAGATTTAGGTATGACAATCGTTAAAGACTTCTTAATCGAAATGCTTGATGATACATTCCCAAATCCATTTGATCCACTTAATAATATATCTGTATCAAATAGACAAGAATTACATGATTTAGTCTTTGTGTTCTTAAACATTTAA
- a CDS encoding MFS transporter, whose translation MENLTTRRKLTILISGLFIELTVGIVYAYTVLRVYLENELGLNQVQSSIPYLLSLFFFAFFVMIAGRMIHEKTFKLWIVVGITSVVLGYMLASIAKDITLISTSIGVFLGSGVGILYGIPVKISQNLFKKRRGLTVGLTIGGFGMSSVITAPLLQFSLDQFGLQQTFIIFGIISGIILITASVLMTYKVELNQMYRKILKKEIEKPGKLFPVFFVVFMIGIMFGLSMIGLTSYIGIKDYNLSIESISLWIILYSTCNGLSRPLFGYIYDRFHLKPTIYLLSGMTLLVSLFYLFIDFRSESFFILTMGLSWATVGGYLSLMPNLTRDLFGEKSFTRNYGTMYFSYGIAAIIGNLYTSFMIDQQIDFGLIFIPVIILNLGLVIFMSYKKIKYYDVNQNAV comes from the coding sequence ATGGAAAATTTAACAACTAGAAGAAAACTAACGATACTTATCTCGGGATTATTCATAGAACTGACTGTAGGTATTGTTTATGCATACACAGTTTTAAGAGTTTATTTAGAAAATGAACTAGGTTTAAATCAAGTCCAATCATCGATACCTTATTTACTATCCCTTTTCTTTTTTGCATTCTTTGTTATGATTGCTGGAAGAATGATCCATGAAAAAACCTTTAAACTTTGGATTGTTGTAGGTATCACGTCTGTCGTATTAGGTTATATGCTTGCAAGTATTGCTAAGGATATTACTTTAATTTCAACATCTATTGGTGTCTTTTTAGGCAGCGGAGTAGGAATTTTATATGGGATACCAGTAAAAATATCTCAAAATCTTTTTAAGAAACGAAGAGGTTTGACCGTCGGTCTAACAATTGGTGGGTTTGGCATGTCTAGTGTTATTACAGCACCTTTATTACAGTTTTCATTGGATCAATTTGGGCTTCAACAAACATTTATTATATTTGGTATTATTTCAGGTATTATTTTAATTACAGCATCAGTTTTAATGACTTATAAGGTAGAATTAAATCAGATGTATCGAAAAATACTGAAAAAGGAAATAGAAAAACCAGGAAAGTTATTTCCGGTATTTTTTGTTGTCTTCATGATAGGTATAATGTTTGGGTTATCTATGATAGGATTAACATCTTATATTGGTATTAAAGATTATAATTTATCGATCGAATCAATCAGTTTATGGATTATTTTATACTCAACTTGTAATGGACTTTCACGACCTTTATTTGGATATATCTATGATAGGTTTCACCTTAAACCCACAATATATTTATTATCTGGTATGACTTTACTTGTTTCTTTATTTTATTTATTTATTGATTTTAGGAGTGAAAGTTTCTTTATATTAACTATGGGGCTAAGTTGGGCTACAGTTGGTGGATATTTATCTTTAATGCCTAATTTAACTAGAGATTTATTTGGTGAAAAATCTTTTACCAGAAATTACGGTACGATGTATTTTAGTTATGGTATAGCAGCAATCATCGGTAATTTATATACAAGTTTTATGATTGATCAACAAATTGATTTTGGACTTATTTTTATTCCTGTTATTATTTTAAATCTTGGATTAGTTATTTTTATGAGTTATAAAAAAATAAAATATTACGATGTGAATCAAAATGCAGTCTAA